The Humulus lupulus chromosome 4, drHumLupu1.1, whole genome shotgun sequence genome has a window encoding:
- the LOC133832254 gene encoding uncharacterized protein LOC133832254: MGLCNYWMNIFLLPRSIIKEVDKLCMSFLWGNNGSRSNFHLTSWSKVCLPKSFGGLGFSEGTKWSKAMLGKYLWAISHQQEALWVKWIHSVYLKGQNFWLYQLKADTSWYWKKNFQLRSLFTQEDIDKASSQGKFKIGLLYASLIQQALVKYHQFVWSQMSVPKHKFITWQAVNSKLLTRDHLLRVFLILESTLCPVCELVDESHNHLFFDCIFSEQVVQLVQDWVRCNWPLCFSAWTGWIEDMRKGVRASLVEAVFSATVYYLWHNRNICFIHHYSLSVKFVIDMIKKDIMYRLSCFSHKNLRGFELRF; this comes from the coding sequence ATGGGGCTGTGCAACTATTGGATGAATATTTTCTTATTGCCTCGGAGTATAATAAAAGAAGTTGACAAACTTTGTATGTCGTTTCTTTGGGGCAACAATGGTTCCAGGAGTAACTTTCATCTCACTTCCTGGTCTAAAGTTTGTTTGCCTAAATCATTTGGAGGATTGGGTTTTAGTGAAGGAACTAAATGGAGCAAGGCCATGCTTGGGAAATATCTCTGGGCAATTAGCCATCAACAGGAGGCTTTATGGGTGAAATGGATTCATTCCGTGTACTTAAAAGGGCAAAATTTCTGGCTCTACCAACTTAAGGCTGATACAAGTTGGTACTGGAAAAAAAATTTCCAATTGCGAAGCTTGTTTACTCAGGAGGATATTGATAAAGCTAGTAGTCAAGGGAAGTTTAAAATTGGGTTATTGTATGCTAGTCTTATTCAACAAGCTCTTGTCAAATACCATCAATTTGTATGGAGCCAAATGAGTGTTCCCAAGCATAAATTCATCACTTGGCAAGCTGTAAACTCTAAGCTCTTAACTAGAGATCATCTTCTTCGAGTTTTTCTGATTCTTGAATCGACTCTTTGCCCGGTTTGTGAGCTGGTTGATGAGAGCCATAACCACTTGTTTTTTGACTGTATATTTTCCGAGCAGGTGGTTCAGCTTGTTCAGGATTGGGTTAGATGTAATTGGCCTCTTTGTTTCTCTGCCTGGACTGGTTGGATTGAAGACATGAGGAAAGGAGTTCGTGCCTCGTTAGTGGAGGCTGTATTCTCAGCCACAGTTTATTATCTTTGGCATAATAGGAACATTTGTTTTATTCATCATTATTCTCTTAGTGTCAAATTTGTGATTGATATGATCAAGAAAGACATTATGTATAGACTTAGTTGTTTTTCTCATAAGAATCTGAGAGGCTTTGAGCTTAGGTTTTGA